The [Clostridium] scindens ATCC 35704 nucleotide sequence TATACCTTTTTCCGTCTTTGCAGATATCTCTTCTGGTATTTCAGGCCTGCATACTCTGTTATACGCTTCATATATACGGCATCACTGACACCGCCAGCCACACCGGCGATCGGAACGCCCGCAGGAATTTCATATAGAGAAGTCCTGTAGACAGCGAACCTGCCACTTCCTGAATCTGCTCCTTCTATGACCAGCTTTTTCTCAAAAAGTGTCATTTATACCTCCTAACTCTACAAATTCACACTATGGCTTATTATCAAGATATTATATCCCAATCCTCTGCCTTGGGCAAGTGCCAGTCTCGGGCAATCCGCAGTCTTAATACACAAAATAAACCGTAACTTGTATCTCCTTTACAAGTTACGGTTTCCCAATAAAATCCTTACTATTAAATTTCCCCGATCAGCATCGCGTCCCCGAAACTAAAGAACCGATACCGCTCTTTCACCGCCTCTTCATAGGCAGCCAGAACATGCTCCCTGCCCGCCAGCGCGGACACCAGCATGATCAGTGTGGACTCCGGCAGATGGAAGTTGGTGATCAGGCAGTCCAGGATCTTGAACTGGTAGCCCGGATATATGAATATCTCCGTCCATCCGCTGCAGGCTTTCAAATGCCCGGTCTCATCCGCCGCGGACTCTATGGTCCGGCAGCTGGTGGTTCCCACGCAGATGACCCTTTTCCCGGAATCTTTGGCACGGTTGATCTTCATCGCTGCCTCTTCGTCGATCTGGAAGAACTCGGAATGCATGTGATGCTCCGTGATCTCATCCACCTTTACCGGACGGAACGTGCCAAGTCCTACATGCAGCGTAATTCTTGCAATGTCTATGCCTTTTCGCTCAATCTCTTCGAGCAGTTCCGGCGTAAAATGCAGGCCGGCCGTAGGCGCGGCCGCGGAGCCGGTGTGGGTCGCATAGACCGTCTGATAGCGGTTCTTATCC carries:
- the queA gene encoding tRNA preQ1(34) S-adenosylmethionine ribosyltransferase-isomerase QueA: MKRQDFYYELPEELIAQDPLEDRSSSRLLVLDKESGAVSHHVFKEITDYLHEGDCLVINDTKVIPARLIGSKVGTEAKIEILLLKRKENNIWETLVKPGKKAKIGTKISFGEGLLVGEVVDIVDEGNRLIQFTYEGIFEEILDKLGQMPLPPYITHQLEDKNRYQTVYATHTGSAAAPTAGLHFTPELLEEIERKGIDIARITLHVGLGTFRPVKVDEITEHHMHSEFFQIDEEAAMKINRAKDSGKRVICVGTTSCRTIESAADETGHLKACSGWTEIFIYPGYQFKILDCLITNFHLPESTLIMLVSALAGREHVLAAYEEAVKERYRFFSFGDAMLIGEI